In Cryptomeria japonica chromosome 10, Sugi_1.0, whole genome shotgun sequence, a genomic segment contains:
- the LOC131040881 gene encoding germin-like protein 9-3: MEFNGACLMAILVVFSSVGVIYASDPDILTDFTVPAGQNPLKLTGDFFTFTGFRNVSNNNLAGQKAVKVSKAVAAEFPALNGLGVSMAVLQFPAGGLNPPHTHPRASELLFLVEGCLLVGVIDTTGKLFTQSLTKGEVFVFPKGLFHYQLNTDNKVEAMAVSAFGSANAGTVSLPSTLFTTGIPDNVLAKSFKTDTHTIELLKAALKNP, encoded by the coding sequence ATGGAATTCAACGGAGCATGCTTGATGGCAATTTTAGTAGTATTCAGTAGTGTTGGCGTAATCTACGCATCGGATCCTGATATTCTCACTGACTTCACCGTTCCGGCGGGGCAGAACCCGCTAAAATTGACTGGGGATTTCTTCACTTTCACGGGATTCCGAAATGTGAGCAACAACAATTTAGCAGGACAGAAGGCGGTAAAAGTGTCAAAGGCGGTGGCGGCAGAGTTTCCGGCGTTGAACGGGCTAGGCGTGTCAATGGCGGTTCTGCAGTTCCCGGCGGGCGGACTGAACCCTCCTCACACTCACCCCCGCGCTTCAGAACTTCTGTTTCTTGTGGAAGGATGCCTCCTCGTTGGTGTGATCGACACCACGGGAAAGCTGTTCACGCAGAGCCTCACTAAAGGGGAGGTATTTGTATTTCCCAAAGGACTCTTCCATTACCAACTGAATACGGATAACAAGGTCGAGGCCATGGCTGTTTCTGCCTTCGGAAGCGCCAATGCAGGCACCGTTTCGCTCCCTTCTACTCTCTTTACAACCGGTATCCCCGATAACGTTCTGGCCAAATCATTCAAGACAGACACACACACCATCGAGCTGCTCAAAGCTGCGCTTAAAAATCCCTGA
- the LOC131858930 gene encoding germin-like protein 9-3, with protein sequence MAILVAFSSVGVIYASDPDILTDFVVPAGQNPLNLTGNFFTFTGFRDVGNNNLTGQTAVKVTKAVAAEFPALNGLGVSMAVLQFPVGGLNPPHTHPRASELLYLVDGTLLVGVVDTTGKLFTQTLISGDLFVFPKGLLHYQLNTDAAFEALAVSAFGSANAGTVSVPSTLFTTGIPDDVLAKSFNTNTQTIELLKAGLKSP encoded by the coding sequence ATGGCGATTTTAGTGGCATTCAGTAGTGTTGGCGTAATCTACGCCTCCGATCCTGACATTCTCACCGATTTCGTTGTTCCGGCTGGGCAGAACCCACTTAATTTGACTGGCAATTTCTTCACTTTCACGGGATTCCGAGATGTGGGAAACAACAATTTAACGGGGCAGACAGCAGTAAAAGTGACGAAGGCGGTGGCGGCAGAGTTTCCGGCGCTGAACGGGTTGGGCGTGTCAATGGCGGTGCTGCAGTTCCCTGTGGGCGGACTGAACCCTCCTCACACTCATCCCCGCGCTTCTGAACTTCTGTATCTTGTGGACGGAACTCTCCTTGTTGGAGTTGTGGACACCACGGGAAAGCTCTTCACACAGACCCTCATTTCAGGGGATTTATTTGTGTTTCCGAAAGGACTGCTCCATTACCAACTGAACACAGATGCTGCCTTCGAGGCCTTGGCTGTTTCTGCCTTTGGGAGCGCCAATGCAGGCACCGTGTCAGTCCCTTCTACTCTCTTCACAACCGGTATCCCCGACGATGTTCTGGCCAAATCATTCAACACAAACACACAGACTATCGAGCTGCTCAAGGCTGGCCTTAAAAGCCCCTGA
- the LOC131858929 gene encoding germin-like protein 9-3 — protein MEFNGACLIAILVVLSSVGTIYAFDPDILTDFVVLVGQSFFTSMGFRDVLKNNLTGQTAVKVMKFPAGGLNPPHTHPRDSEHLFLVDESLLIGVVDTTGKLFMQTLTKGDLFVFPKGLFHYQLNTDADNEALAVSAFGSANAGTVLIPSTLFTTSIPDDVLAKSFKINTQTIELLKGGL, from the exons ATGGAATTTAATGGAGCTTGTTTGATTGCAATTTTAGTGGTACTCAGTAGTGTTGGCACAATCTACGCATTTGATCCTGATATTCTCACCGATTTCGTTGTTCTGGTTGGACAGAGTTTCTTCACTTCCATGGGATTCCGAGATGTGCTAAAAAATAATTTAACAGGGCAAACAGCAGTAAAAGTGATGAAG TTCCCGGCAGGTGGACTGAACCCTCCTCACACTCATCCCCGTGATTCAGAACATCTGTTTCTTGTGGACGAATCTCTCCTTATTGGAGTTGTAGACACCACGGGAAAGTTGTTCATGCAGACCCTCACTAAAGGGGATTTATTTGTGTTTCCAAAAGGACTCTTCCATTACCAACTGAACACGGATGCTGACAACGAGGCCTTGGCTGTTTCTGCATTTGGAAGCGCCAATGCAGGCACCGTGTTAATCCCTTCTACTCTCTTCACAACCAGTATCCCCGACGATGTTCTGGCCAAATCATTTAAGATAAACACACAGACTATCGAGCTGCTCAAGGGTGGCCTTTAA